DNA sequence from the uncultured Ilyobacter sp. genome:
TCGATTCCCTCTCCAACTTTCATTCTCTTAAATGAAAGTACAGAGATATCTCCTGCAAATTTCTCAACAGTTTCTTTATTTTCTGCTCTTACATATATTTGATTAACTAGACAGCTTTCCTCGTAGAACTTATTCATTTTACCTATAAGGATTTTCTCTATGATTTGAGCTGGTTTTCCTTCAGCCTCAAGTTGCTTTCTAGCGATCTCTTTTTCTTTCTCAAGGTCATCTGTAGTTACTTCAGATGAGTTTAGGTACTTTGGATCAAGTGCAGCTACGTGCATAGCTATCCCGTTAGCCTTTGCTTTGTTTGTATCTGTAGCCTCTCCAGACATCTCTACGATTACAGCTAGTTTTCCACCTAAGTGGCTGTATGTAGCTACAAATCCGTCAGTAGTAACCTTTTCAACTCTTCTAAGGTTCATGTTTTCACCAATTTTGGCGATTAGTTCAGTTATTAAAGTTTCTACAGTTTTTCCATCTATCTCTACAGCTTTAAGCTCTTCAACTGTATTTATTTCACTGTTAAGAGAGATCTCAACAAGTTTTTTTCCAAAGTTTATGAAAGCCTCATTTTTAGCAACGAAGTCAGTCTCTGAGTTGAATTCTATTAATACAGCAGTTTTGTTGTCAGCTGAAACACCATCAAAAACAAGTCCTTCTGCTGCTGTTCTTCCTGATTTTTTAGCTGCTTTAGCCATACCTTTTTCTCTTAGGTAGTCGATAGCTGCTTCCATATTTCCTTCTTTTTCTGTAAGTGCTTTCTTACAATCCATCATTCCAGCACCAGTTTTTTCTCTTAGCTCTTTTACCATCTTAGCTGTGATAGCTGCCATTTATTTTTCCTCCCTAGTGAGTTTTTATTTCTTTTTGATTATATTAATTAATACAAGAATTGAGTACCGATTTCAAGTACTCAATCCGTTAT
Encoded proteins:
- the tsf gene encoding translation elongation factor Ts, producing the protein MAAITAKMVKELREKTGAGMMDCKKALTEKEGNMEAAIDYLREKGMAKAAKKSGRTAAEGLVFDGVSADNKTAVLIEFNSETDFVAKNEAFINFGKKLVEISLNSEINTVEELKAVEIDGKTVETLITELIAKIGENMNLRRVEKVTTDGFVATYSHLGGKLAVIVEMSGEATDTNKAKANGIAMHVAALDPKYLNSSEVTTDDLEKEKEIARKQLEAEGKPAQIIEKILIGKMNKFYEESCLVNQIYVRAENKETVEKFAGDISVLSFKRMKVGEGIEKEESDFAAEVAAQING